A segment of the Plasmodium relictum strain SGS1 genome assembly, contig: PRELSG_00_v1_86, whole genome shotgun sequence genome:
GAATGATATTAGCACCATTGTTATCAAGAGTTCACTCACAAACAGTATCTACgatatgtaaatataataaaataactaaTACATTACAGTTGAAAATTAAGTTAgcgaaaaaaatatttaggaACAGTGATGCTAAAATAGATCAAGTAATAAAATTTGGAAACGCTAAACAAAAATCAAGTGTGAAAGAAGCCATAGATTCATTTATCAAGGATTGCATGTTGTATGCTAACACTTATCTTTGTTTTAATGAGGTCAATGGCACAATTACAAAtgatttatgaaaatattttaagctATGTATATCAAATAAATACCTAGAAAGAATACCTACTCATTTTCCAATAGACAAAACATTTTCAAAGGTAATATCATTAATAACAAAAGAAATCCAAAGAACACTTAAGAAAGGGATAAGACAAGATTTTAATGTTTGTAATATGAATTATGATTATAATAGGAAAATGagagaaaataatgataaattacCTAGCAAATGCTGCTGTTGTGGAAAAAAAGGgcatttaaaaagaaatttcgAACACCGTAAAAAGAGATGTGAAAACTGTAACATTATAGGGCATCGggaaaaaatatgtaaaaattatgtaataaGAGATTATgaagatgaaataaaaagtataataacTGACAAAAGGtatgatattattttaaaatgattaaaaatagaatgaatatgaaaaaattggATCAAATGGCAAAATATATAGATAGATAAAGAGCTTGTCTAAATAAACAGAAAGAAAAAGTCAAAAAGAGATATCATAATAACAAAACACTAGAAAATGATACACACAATACTAGAAAAAGGTACAGAGTTAACAAAGTATATGACAAATAAGAGTCAGAAATAGAATCTGAAAATAACAATACTGCAGATAAATTAGGACAAAAATCTTCTATTAGTAGAATTGAGTATTTTGAAGAGACTCAAAGAAATGATACAACTAGAAAACAAATAGTTGAAATCAACAGAAAGAAAGTTGAGATCTTACTAGACTCTGTAGCAGATCTAAGTACTATATCATCATATGCAACAGAAGCTCTAAAAAGGTAGCAATTAAAATGATATCTACTAATAGAATAATTGAAATAAGATTTGTAATAATAGATAAAAACAAACCTCTCATTTTAATTAGTAATTTAGTAATGAATAGATTGGGATACATTATTTGGAAACATAACGAAAATTGTGCATGCATTATGGAAATTTAATCTGAGGAAGTAgagtaaaaatgaaaaggcaaataaagaaaatattcaGAATTTGGCAGACAAATTTGACTTAGTGGAACAATAAGAAAAAGACGAGCTTAGAacttttttagaaaaaaatagtaacttgtggaaaaataaaaagaggAAACCTACAAACAAACATGACGTTTCTATTAAAGTACAAGGAAAACCTCGCCACATTAATCCAAGACCGTTAAGTGAAGAGAATTTAGCCACTTTACATCAAAAAGTAGACGAATTGATACAATTAAAGGTTATAAGTATAGTCGCTAATACATAACGGATATCATCTATCGTTATGGTAAGGAAAAAGGACGATAAATGTAGAGTAACTATAGATTACCggtatttaaaagaatttgtATTGGATGATATATACATGATTCCTCACATGAAGCACTTATTCCAAACATTCCATGGTACTAAATGGTTTCCTGAAACCAATCTCAAAAATGGGTTTTGGAATGTTGCCTTAGAAGAAAATAGTAGACAATATACAGGTTTCATAGTTTCAATGAGAGGAGCTTTGGTATTCAATGTATTGCCTTTTAGCCCGAAAACGAGTCCAACACAGTTTCAAAGGATAatggaaaatatatttattaaactaATTCAGGAGAATTACATAGTAGTATACATTAATGACATCATCATTTTGACCAAGACGATTAATAGATCATAAAGGAATAATGCCTTTTATGGGCAAAATTAGGACAACTATAGAAGACAAACGATCTGAATCTAAGAAACAATTAATATCATTTCTAGGAGCTGCAAATTATTACAGAAATTATATTAGAAATTTCTCGAAATGAGCTTTGAAACTAGTTCCATTATTaactaaaaagaaaaattttatttggAGTGAAGAATATTCACAAGTATTTGAACAAATCAAGGAAAAGATGGCTGAAATAACCAATCTTCATTCCATGAGCAAGGAAAACCGTATACTGTTTATACAGACGCATCAGACTATGCTATAGTAGCCGTACTAACTCAAATAGATAGTGATTCTGGTAAAAcaaaattcatttattatacGTCAAAGAAATTGAATGATGTTCAACGGAAATGGAACACAgttgaaaaagaattattcgAAATAATAATTGCATGCGAAACTTTCGATCATTATATTTAGGGatcaaaaattttaatcaAAACAGATTGTAAGAGTATTATTGGTATGGATTCAAATAATACTGGGAAATTATACCGTTGGAAATTGAGATGATCATAATTTAACTTAGAATTCGAACATATTGAAGGAGTTAAAAATAGTCTAGCTGATTGGATTACTAGATCAATAGATGATGACACGGATCCCTTAAATTATATTGTACTATGCGGTAACAAACCAGCAGAAGAATATAAATACTCTTATGTTATTCCAACTTGTGAAGAAATAACTAATGCTGCACGATAAGATAAAACGGACTTACCAAGAGATGTAATATGGAAAGAAGATTTCCCTGTTCATTATAAAACtggaaaattaaatatatcttagaaatatacaaataatttaaggTATTGATTTCATATTAATAGGTTTACAGGACATTGTGGAGTtaataaaacatttaaaaaaataaaacggGATTTTTGGTTGCCCAACATAAGCCGTGATATAGAAGAATATATAACAAACTGTTTAGTTAGTCATGTAATGCGtaatagaaaatttaagCCTAATAAGAATCAAGCCTTATCTAAATCTAACTTATTTGATATAGTATAATTAGATATCATAGGACCTAGAATATggaaagaaaaagaatattttatacAAGTAACATTAGATGGccaatgaataaattaattacCCTTAATTAATGTACAGTTTGAAGTTTATCttaataaaacttatatatatatatgttcatAGTTAATTTCATAGTACTaaacaattatttataacttaaataattattcctTTATCTAGGAGTACACTGCATGCAGTAAGCTACTAGAACCTTGACCAAGTGTGTCtcattactattttttttttgacatATCTTGGTTatgattatattatttcttttttattttttttatttacacaaaaaaaaaaaaaataagaaaaatttttttttttttcgagaattaatttttatggaGAAagattgaaaaagaaaaggatagTAAATGGattgcttttattttattttattttaacttttatagacttttattttcttaaagtgatttaattaattttgtattataaaaatagaatttataatacaaaattataaaggaaTCCTAAAacttgctctttattaacctggatattcattacttttatccaagtctttgaatatccaattaataaaccaTTAAGTCATTACTCACGTTATATGTTGACTAACGTAACTAAAAAGACATATAGTGCTACTGACACAATTTCTATAATCAAAAATACTTGGATTGCTATTTTTGGatgttgatttattaattgaatattaaaagacttgaataaaagtaataaatattcaagttaataaagagcaagttttaggactcctttataattttgtattatagattctatatttataatacaaaattaataaatcactttaagaaaataaaagtctataaaagttaaataaaataaaagtaatccACTTGAtatcttcttctttttccaTGTttctccaaaaaaaaaacaataataataataataaaatatatttttttttttttgtaaataaaaaaaaataaaaaaaagaagatgtAATATAATCATAACTGAGATGtgtcaaaaaaaatagtaatgaGACACACTAGGCTGGTCAGGATTCTAGTAACTTATCGCATGCAGTGTACCCCTAGATAAAGgattaattatttaagttataaataatttagtaCTATGAAATTAACTatgaacatatatataagttttattaaGATAAACATCAAACTGTACATTAAGGGCAATGAAATTATTCATTGACCAGATGTCCAAAAAGTATTTTGACTGGTCGTGGATCAATTTACATGAGTAAagaatttaaagaatatatcACAAAGGAATTACAGGCCAAACTGCATCACACAAGTTCATATTATCCGCAAGGAAATGGGATGAATGAAAATTCTTATAAAGTATTggattatataattaaaacattatatatagaaaaagataTACTTTTTGGAGAAATAGTACAAAATGAAGtactaatatataataatacacCTCACGGTAGTGTGGGAGAAACACCCTGTTTTACAGTATTTGGAATAGTTTGTATTTGTCCAAGATTTTCGAACTTATTACCAGAAAATAACCATGAGATgagaattatttattttaaagatCTATGGACTAAGGTATACgaagatttaaataaaatgaaaaataaaccaatgataaaaacaaaagaaattAAGGTAACATTATTTCGTATGAACTATCCGATTACAAAAGGAATCAAATGAAATGTCATAGTGGAAATACGAAATAAAAATCATATTGGTCTTTTCCGCACAAAGTAACTAAAATTAGTAACGGGATATTAAAAGCTATACCAATATACTATAGAGGATATGAAATCCAAATTCCtcttacaaaaataaaattattaggGAATAAGACTAAATCCATATATGAGATGTAACTTAGAGACTTAATTTAagtatttaataaaagaaggAAAGTGATACATCCTTAATCACTGAAaccaaaaatatttttcaacaTTTACGAGAAAAGTGAAATCACACCTTTATATCTGAACGACAGTAAatatagtaaaataaataatgaagtaCGAGAAGGATTGGAAATTATAAGACAAGATAAGGAGCAAAATACAAAGTAAAAACTTTACTTTTCTTGATGGTGGAGTATagttgatttattaatttcccgcttaatgactttgctagagtattaaacaaaaaaattaataaagagcatgcataactaagtatacgtttatatatatatattcgtttttattatatatataatttttttttatgatacaTCATATTTAATcggaattaaattttattacatcttttaatagattTATTaactgttataaatgagtttttatttacaaaaaatcagtttattcttttaattaaaaatatacaaacaatttataacaattaataaaatcaaaactttaatttattcaatgttattacaaaaatatacattgaattaacacaaaaattataagttttatatctttagtttttataagtaaaactaattctttatttaattcgaAAACTTCCAATAacaaccaaaaaaaaaaaaatttttatttttttttttttactagcTTCAGTACATGACTAACTTGTAAATACACGACCAGTAACCTAGCTTAGTATAAAGAAATTTAGCCTGGCACACAATTCCATCAACGCTAATCATGAGTTTTTagctaaattaaaaaaaaaaattctttaaattaatttattttaacattttagttttcataaagaaatatattacttttaatttttttaattcattttttttccaaaaaaaaagtgaagttttaagaatatataaacttAAGCAAAATACATTATCTTTAATCAAAGATATTATGTATGTATGTTTATATAAGATATTTATTACAAGTATATGTTAACTATTGAATACTTATTTATTATCAAATAATTAAACATTTTAACATCTTTATGCAACttcactaaaaaaaaaggaaaagcataagcaaataaaaagattaaactttataaaaatgctctttattacaTTGTTTATTCAATacctggttaataaaagatattattaactttttatagCACATTAAGTTAGTTTACTAGTAGTGTATATACAATAGCCATGCATTGACtctagtttaaaaaaaaataaataaataaatatataaagctatttttttttgtttgttttagttttgtttatttttatttatatacgtcctcgtaattaaaaaaaaaaaaaaaattttaattattttttttttttggggagTTGTTtgtttgaattaaataaagaattaatttttacttatataaaaacttaagatataaaaagtataatgtttatattatattcagtgtatatttttgaaataacattgaataaattaaagttttgacttgctatttattataaattgtgtgtgtgtttttaattaaaagaaggtgctaattctttgtaaataaaaactcatttataacagtttaatatgtctattaaaagatgcagtaaaatttaatattcaaattaaatattatatattataagaaaacattatacatatataataaaagtgaatatatatatatatataaacgtatacttagttatacatactctttattaatttgtttgtttaatactctagcaaagacATTAAGCGAGCAATTAACAAACCAATACcttagcaaagtcattaaatgggatattaataaatcagttaTTAACCTCttgtattataaaattagctTACTAATTAAAATAGAAGTCAACCATTCACTGAAGCTagttatatgaaaaaaaaataaaatatatccatagctatattcttttttttatttatttttatatatatctttgtaatttaaaaaaaaaaaagataatttgaattttttttttttaagttgtTGACGTTTTGAGTTGAaagattattaatttttaattgaaatataaaaattaatgcataaacaatataaattttatattgtactcaatttatatattttgaaataacattgaattacttagagtttaatttttgttatttgttataacttaattttatgtgtgtgttttaaaaaaaaaatatacatattctttgtaaataaaaatacatttataaaagtaaatatatgcTAGTTCAGCAATATATGATTGCTTAATTTAAactaaatattatatattataaaatcctactatatatataataaaataaatgtatatacatataagAATCCTTATGTTTAATTAAGcattctctttattaattcgTTTGTTTAATATCCTAGCAATGTCATTAAAAAGGtcattaataaatcaataagttacttaaatttatttttacgtCTAATTTTGACTTCTTCGTAAGCTAGAAATATTgcaataattaaaataggTATGATAGAAAACTCAAAAATCGGAAGATGAATACTTAAATTATATGAAGTCATATATATTACAGCAaatgtaaaagaaaaaattgatagGAGAAGAGCAAGAGACAATATAATtagtttaaaattatttttacatattccTAAAATTCTTTCATTAGATTTTActttttgatttttcttttctatcTCTATTTCATTTCCTTCTTTTGCATCTACACTCTCCCCTATATTATTTAGCTTATTCCATGATTCTAAAGTTTCTTCTGTTACAACTACATGTTCACAGAAATTTGATCCTTCTTTTGCTTGCAtttccatatttttattttctgttAATGATCTTTTAATTCCTAAATTAAGTAcgttttttaattcattttcgtAATTCCATGATATAAAAGAAACCCCctaaaattgtaaaaaaaaattcagtattaaaagaaaatactttttcataataataaaattataatttaaaaaaatagtaataactaaaaaatgtaaatatttttaagtattataattattttacattATCAGAACATTGTGATACCCATAATAAAAAGATGAACATAAAAAATCtcataatataatttaatactttttttttctcttttttattgtatatttttaaagttgACATATCTGTagtaaagaaatttttagCTACAAGAGAGTAGTAACCGAGATATAGACTAATATTCAAGATAACATTTTGTCCCctgttcatttttttttcttatttaaatttatttatttatggtagtaaataatattagcaaattaaataaaaaataaattaataaatattttaaaattcaatataacaataataaatgttaaaacatttaagaaaaataattatattcaaACATCTTGTTTAATTTACCATTTAAAGtattcataaaaatgttatatattaatGTTACTAAAATATAATTGATTGATAAATATTAAACATGTTTCCATTGAATATTTGATATTGAAAATTCagcatatattttaataatttattttaagataaaaatttcaagtgtttctaattttttatttactttaaaaaaagagaaaaaggatgtaattaaaatatcaaaattttaaatgaagaatatattaaaaataatgttcATGCAATAAACAATGCTAATTATTTTAAGTTGtgataataatagaaaagaaaagcaaaaaatattaaaataattatcttttaatttaaactATAAGCGTGATGATAACAATTCTATAGATTTTTAAGATATATAATATTCAATAAACATTAGAGATAACATAACTGGTgatgttttttatatttatactaAATTTAATCAATTGTATCTTTAttgtttattataatttaaactATAATGATGtataagaaaataatgtTTAGTTATAGAAAGTAATAAAGTCCAAATTAGAAATTTATGCATGCatcaattttttcataaaaaaatattatattataataaaaatgccTAGGAAAAGAAACagagaaaacaaaaaataaaataaaaggataagaaaaatgtatacatttataataattttaaaattacatatTAAGAATGTAAtaagtaataattttaattttattttaatgataacataatgattttattatgaactaacattttaattatgaagaaaaattataatatgaaATTGGGCACATGCacatgtatatttttttagaaaaaatgataatatttcagtaaggaaaaagaaaagatcaataaaagttattaatatatatttatctgcATTaccataataaaaaaaggatttataacccataaaaatatattcatataaaataaaatttaatatcaaTAAAGATTCTAGTTTATTAAATTGATtgttaaaaaatttcttaaagAATTTGGAATTTATTCGAGTTTAAATTAATACAATTATGCATGTTTTAATGAGTAGAGCAATAGTATAACATAAATGAACacatttatatgaaaaaatatctttaaaatatCTTGCCATAATTTTCTTGTTCTGCGCAATATAATGATGTAATTCATGAttgcatttattttttttttctttgcttcttttatataaaaagaattcgAAACAATAacaaatcattttttttttcaaattcaaaaaattattttttaaattcagtCATTTCATTTGATAATTCTTCTTgttaaacataaaaaagagtaatgaaaaaaaaattttttttttaaattaaaataaccttttaaaaaaaaaaaataagaaaaataatattgcGTTATTCCAAATATTAAGATGCATTCTAAACAGTATTCCCATGTATCTAAAGTATTTATTAGCGCGTATATGTGGACTTTAAGAATATAcaataaaagagaaaaaatatatatattaaattttcttataaaatttttatatttactattttaatttggatattataatattacaaCATTACATTACTTTAATAATGTAAGATAATAATagcatttaaaattttttatgtttttttttttttcttaatatttttttaaattaaaattttattaataagaaaaataatccTTTTTTTAGTACTGAATATTTTTTGCTATTTTAGTGAGCTTTTTATAGATCATGGAAttacaaaattaaaataaatagtatatttaatttcaaaattaaaagaattttagctagtttattaattgcctgtctaatgactttgctatggtattgttttattatttggcTGCTTAATTGCTTTgatagagtattaaacaaattaataaagaacatGTATGACTAAGTgtacttttatatatatatatatattcgtttttattatttatatataatgttttcttatgatgcataatatttaatttgaattaaattttactgcatcttttaatagacctattaaactgttataaatgagtttttatttacaaagaattattaaCTTCTTTTAACtcaaaaaaatgatatatttttattaaattaaataaatgcctctaacaaaataaatgttatgttattttATACGAATATATAAAACTTACTTGTAACAGAGGTATATTTTTGCAATAACTAAAATTAGTAAAGATTATTTTACATGATCTTTATTAATTCACTTGTCTAATATTCTTCCATAGCCATAGAACagttaataaatcaatatagAATGTCAATTTGAATTGGACATTATTTGTTTAAATATCTTAAGTATATAGACAACCCATTATAACACATAATATCATTAATTTTGGTACTTAAAAAGGTAAATAATACTTTTGTTAAATTTTAGTAAAACTCTTGAAGAAgcacattatatatattaatattaattcattctttttaattatttatacatatccATAATAAAACGTATGTAATGTCTAGGAAATATAACTTTTCTTAATTCCATGAAAACATCATACATAAgagataaatattttaattttttatttttatctttaaataattaattcatgtgtaaataattttctttgtttttgttaaaatagaaattaaaaagttcAAAAGATTTGCAACGATATTTAGAATATAATTTCTTCTATTTAATGGAATTAAGGTAACTctctttataatatttttataatcaccttttttcaaaatttctTAAAAGCTTTATCTATCTTTCATATTTTAtggaaatgaaaaatatctTAAAATATTGTATTATTATCTTGATTTGAAAATTTCACTATATTTAAAAGGTTTAAACATTTATCTAAAAGTTTATGAGAAGTTTCATTGAGATTTAGCATAAAACATAAACTTTTTagtatttttcattttagtATGCCCTAAtgacataaatataaattagaaTTATGCTTCATTGTTATTCATTTAGTAGTATAATTTCTAAAGAAATTCAAAATAATGTTTTAACTCTAATTTGATAGCAATAttctaagaaaaaaaaagtaatagaatataaaagaatttttcaTAAGTATTGACAACATATTAATACTTAAAAAGTGTAAATCTACATTCCATTTGTTCACACTATAATAAATtagatataaaataaatggtATATTAacctatttttaattatattaataaaggaaattatatgaataatttttgtcTTATGTACGTAAAGCATGAGTCGAAGACAACAATATAACATGTGCACAATagaatatatgaaaaaaaaaaattattttattttatttattagagAAAAGAACTTTTCTCATagtcatatttttatttcttttttttttaagtatcaAATAACAAAAGACATGAAGTAAAACAATTAatatatacacatatatttatcttaaaaagagaaaaactttgtaaaaaaaagttaatattttatttgttaattAGTTGCACAAATGTATTTGTAATATATTAAAcaatcaaataaataaatagaatATAAAGTCGTTTCTAACagtttatttattataaaattatttataaaggaTAGTATATTATCCTTATATAATCAAACTGTACAACATCAAATAaacaatttattttataatgtatTTAAAATCCTTTAATTAATGCTAcgttaaataaattttttatttatttttaatatattaggAATTTATAAcattcataaatttttacaaaaattaatatttactttcattaaaagataaatactCCATGCCTATAAAAGtttaataatatacatatactgtctttcttaaaaaaataactacAGTAGGTGGTAAATTTTACCTCTTTTTAACGTTAATTCTTTATCAATTTATTCtccaaaaaatatttctttataacaattttgtgtatatataaaaaaaattcactTTTCCCAATTAAAAGCGTCtttaggaaaaaaaaaaaaataattttttttagtatactgatttattaattggccgtttaatgactttgctagagtattaaacaaacaaattaataaagagcattgtataactaaatatacgtttatatatatatatacatatatatatagttttcttatgatgatggttaataaaattagttattaaccctttgtagtacactaagctagtttactacttgtgtacgtacaagttagccatgtaCTGACActagttaataataaaaaaaaaaaaaaaaataaagttattttttttgtttgtttatttttatttatatacttctttgtaataaaaaaaaaaaaaaatttaaatattttttttttttggttgtcgaaattatttttttcatgttatgtttttattttttttttagtgttttaaaaattaaaagaagaaatgttaacttattaaaacttaagagataaaagaaacgtttatgtattattcaatgtatattttaaaataacattgaatataataaaattttgactattaattattatagtttatctgtatgtttttaattaaaagaataagtaattctttgtaaataaaaactcatttataataattaaaaagctaatatatatataaacgtatatttagttacacaatgctctttattaatttgtttgtttaatactctagcaaagtcattaaatgaccaattaataaatcaatagcATAATCTGATATATTAATACTAAAATTGTAAGGATGTTCATGTTTTGGAaactaaataaattatttcagagatttttctttttatctgTTCTATTATCTGAGAATCCTTCTACATCagtataaaatttttctttttggtTAACAATCGAACTAATTTAGAAGTCCATTCAGAAAGGttctttataaaatttctaTAATAATTAGCATTTTAGTTAAAGATactattaaccttttgtgaTATAAAATTAGTACTAGTTAGGAAAATACAAGTCAAACATACACTGATgctaattatgaaaaaagaaaaatatgtatatagttatattttttattttggtttattttatttttatatattattgtaattttaaaaaaaaaaatattttttttaatttttttttggataAGTTGACTTTTTGAGTTGAaagattattaatttttgattgaaagataaaaattaatgtatgaAAAGTATAATGCTTATGCTATATTGGATATGTGTATCTTGAAATAACATCGAATAACTTAGAGTTTATTTaagttatttgttataacttAGTTTCGTGtgtgtgtttttaattaaaagaatatacttattttctGTAGATAAGAATACATTtgtaaaagtaaaatatgtCTGTTAAGCAATATATAATTGCTTAAttcaaaattaaatattatataatataaatattactatatatatggtttattaattgtctgtttaatgactttgctacagtattgaacaaacaaattaataaagagcatgtataactaaatatacgttttttaaatatacatatacttatttttattatatatatattggtattttataatgtataataattatattatacattaaatt
Coding sequences within it:
- a CDS encoding fam-h protein, which encodes MNRGQNVILNISLYLGYYSLVAKNFFTTDMSTLKIYNKKEKKKVLNYIMRFFMFIFLLWVSQCSDNGVSFISWNYENELKNVLNLGIKRSLTENKNMEMQAKEGSNFCEHVVVTEETLESWNKLNNIGESVDAKEGNEIEIEKKNQKVKSNERILGICKNNFKLIILSLALLLSIFSFTFAVIYMTSYNLSIHLPIFEFSIIPILIIAIFLAYEEVKIRRKNKFK